Within Rhea pennata isolate bPtePen1 unplaced genomic scaffold, bPtePen1.pri scaffold_160, whole genome shotgun sequence, the genomic segment GCACTGGGATGGGACCTGAGGTGGGCTGGAGCAGGACAATGGAGCTGGGATGGAGacatggagctgggctggggctcATGGAACCGGAGCAGGACgatggagctgggctggggcaGTGGGACGGGACCTGGGGTGAGCCGGAGCAGGATGATGGAGCTGGGATGGGGCCACGGAGCTGGGATGGGGCTCATAGAGGTGGGATGGGGCCACGGAGCCGGAGCAGAACgatggagctgggctggggccATGGGATGGGACTTGGGGTGAGCTGGAGCAGGACGATGGAGCTGGGATGGGGCCACGGAGCTGAGATGGGGCTCATGGAGCCGGAGCAGGACGATGGAGCTGGATGGAGACATGGAGCCGGAGCAGGACGATGGACCAGGGCTGGGGCCATGGAGCTGGGATGGGGCCACGGAACCGGAGCAGGATgatggagctgggctggggccATGGAGCTGGGATGGGGCTCATGGAGGTGGgatggggctcatggagctgggatGGAGACACGGAGCTGGGATGGGGCCACGGAGCCGGAGCAGGACAatggagctgggctggggccATGGAGCTGGGATGGGGCTCATGGAGGTGGgatggggctcatggagctgggatGGGGCcatggagctgggctggggccatggagctgggctggggctcatggagctgggctggggctcATGGAGGTGGGATGGGGCCACGGAGCCGGAGCAGGATGATGGAGCTGGAGCAGGATGATGGAGCTGGAGCAGGATGATGGAGTTGGGCTGGAGACATGGAGCCGGAGCAGGACGATGGAGCTGGGATGGGGCCACGGAGCTGGGATGGGGCTCATGGAGGTGGGATGGGGCTCATGGAGGTGGGATGGGGCCACGGAGCCGGAGCAGGATGATGGAGCTGGAGCAGGATGATGGAGGTGGGCTGGGGCcatggagctgggctggggccatggagctgggctggggctcatggagctgggatGGGGCTCATGGAGGTGGgatggggctcatggagctgggatGGAGACACGGAGCTGGAGCAGGATgatggagctgggctggggctcatggagctgggatGGGGCTCATGGAGGTGGGATGGGGCTCATGGAGGTGGGATGGGGCTCATGGAGGTGGGATGGGGCCACGGAGCCGGAGCAGGATGATGGAGCTGGAGCAGGATgatggagctgggctggggccACGGAGCCGGAGCAGGACGCTGGTCGCCGGCTGGAGGACCCAGAGCGCGGACGAggcgtggggcggcggcgggggcggcggctcAGGGCAGGTGCGTGCGCTGGTGCTTGCTGAAGGCCGAGCTCCAGCCGAAGGTCTTGCCGCAGCGGGCGCAGCGGTAGGGCCGCTCGCCCGTGTGCGTGTGCCGGTGCTCCAGGAGGTTGGCGCTCTGCCGGAAGCTCTTGCCGCAGTCGCCGCAGCGGTAGGGCCGCTCGCCCGTGTGCGTGCGCCGGTGCTTGGCCAGGTGGGAGTTCTGGCAGAAGCTCTTGCCGCACTGGGCGCAGGTGAAGGGCCGCTCGCCCGTGTGCACCcgctggtgctgcagcaggtTGGAGCTCTGCCGGAAGGCCTTGCCGCACTCGGTGCAGCGGTACGGCCGCTCGCCCGTGTGCGTCAGCCGGTGCTTGGCCAGGTAGGCGCCGAGGGCGAAGGCCTTGCCGCAGAGCGGGCAGAGgtgccggcgcccgccggcgccgtgGGTCCGCCGGTGCTCGGCCAGGTTGGAGCTCTGGCTGAAGATCTTGCCGCACTCGGGGCAGGCGAAGGGCTTCTCGCCGGTGTGGGTGACGCGGTGCCgcagcagcttggagctctgCCCGAAGCTCTTGCCGCACTCGCCGCAGGCGTAGGGCTTGGCGGCGCGGCCCtccgggcgccgcgggcagcgggcgcAGGCCGACGCGCCGGCCCGgcggtgcggcggcggcggcccgccaCCTCcaacgccgccgccgccgccgccggcgcgccgAGCCCGGCCGCACTCCTCGCAGCGGCGCGGCtgctccgcgcccgccccggAGCCGTCGCCCTGCTGCTCGCCGCCGCGGTGGTCGCCTCCATGGCTGCGGTGGTCGCCACCGTCACGACGTTGGTCACCACCATCACGGCGTTGGTCACCACCATCATAGTGTTGGTTGCCACCATCACGGCGTTGGTCGCCACCATCACGGCGTTGGTCATCACCATCACAGCGTTGGTCACCACCATCATAGTGTTGGTTGCCACCATCACGGCATTGGTCGCCGCCATCACGGCGTTGGTCGCCACCATCACGGCGTTGGTCGCCACCATCATGGTGCTGGTCACCAACACCATCATGGTGTTGGTTGCCACCATCATAGTGTTGGTCGCCACCATCATGGCGTTGGTCACCACCATCATGGCGTTGGTTGTCACCGTGGCAGCACTGGCTGCAACCATCATGGTGTTGGTCACCACCATCATAGCTTTGGTCGGCACCATCATAGTGTTGGTTGCCACCATCATGGCGTTGGCTGGCACCATGATGGTATTGGTCACCACCAGCACAGCATTGGTTGTCACCATCATGGCGCTGGTCACCGCCATCGTGGTGTCGGTCGTCACCACGGTCGCTATCGCGGCACTGGTCGCCGCCATGGTGGTGCTGGTTGTGGGGAGGCTCCACCGCGTCGCCGCCGCCATCACCGTGTTGGCCGCCGCCATCGTGATATTGGCCGCCACCGTCATGGCATTGGCCACCACCGTCATGGCATTGGCCGCCACCACCACGGCATTGGCTGCTACCACCACCACGGTGTGGGTTGCCACCATCGCCCCCATCACAGCGTTGGCTGCCACCATCACCAGCGTCACGGCGTTGgttaccaccaccaccacagcgTTGGTTGCCACCGTCGCCACCATCGCAGCGCTGGCTGCCACCCCCGCCGGCACCGTTGTGGAGCTggctgcccccgccgcggcgctgccccccgccgtGGGTCCGCCGGTGCTTGGCCAGGTCGGAGCTGACGGCGAAGCGGCGGCCGCAGTCGCCGCAGGCGTAGGGCCGCTCGCCCGTGTGGACGCGCCGGTGGGCGGCCAGGGTGGAGCGGCGGGCGAAGCGCTTGCCGCAGTCGCCGCAGGCGTGGGGCCGCTCGCCCGTGTGGGTCCGCCGGTGGTGGGCCAGCGTGGAGCGCTGGGTGAAGCGGGCGCCGCAGTCGCCGCAGCCGAAGGGCCGCTCGCCCGTGTGGGTCCGCCGGTGCTCGGCCAGCGTGGCGCCGCGCCGGAAGCGCTTGCCGCACTCGCCGCAGGCGTGGGGCCGCTCgccccggcgcgccccggcccggccgcacTCGCCGCACCGCTGGCCTTcggccgcctcctcctcctcctcctcggcctCCTCGGCTGCCTCGCCACGTCCTCTGTCACCAAGGTCCTCCATAAAATGTTGTCCATCACCATGTTCTCCATCACCAAGGTCCTCCATACCATGTTCTCCATCACCATATTCTCCATCACCATGGTTCTCCATACCATGTTCTCCATCACCATGGTTCTCCATACCATGTTCTCCATCACCATGTTCTCCATCAGCAAGGTCCTCCACACCATGTTCTCCATCACCATGGTTCTCCATACCATGTTCTCCATCACCATGTTCTCCATCACCAAGGTCCTCCATACCATGTTCTCCATCACCATGGTTCTCCATACCATGTTCTCCATCACCATGTTCTCTATCACCAAGGTCCTCCATACCATGTTCTCCATCACCATGGTTCTCCATACCATGTTCTCCATCACCATGGTTCTCCATACCATGTTCTCCATCACCATGTTCTCCATCACCAAGGTCCTCCATACCATGTTCTCCATCACCATGGTTCTCCATACCATGTTCTCCATCACCATGTTCTCTATCACCAAGGTCCTCCATACCATGTTCTCCATCACCATGTTCTCTATCACCAAGGTCCTCCATACCATGTTCTCCATCACCATGGTTCTCCATACCATGTTCTCCATCACCATGGTCTCCATCACCATGTTCTCCATCACCAAGGTCCTCCACACCATGTTCTCCATCACCATGTTCTTCCTTACCATGTCCTCCATCACCAAGGTCCTCCATACCATGTTCTTCATCACCATGTTCTTCCTCGCCATGTCCTCCGTCACCACGTTCTTCCTCACCATGTTCTCCATCACCATGGTCCTCCTCACCATGTTCTTCCTCACTATGGTCCTCCTCACCACGTTCTCCATCTCCATCGACGCATTCTCCGTCACTACTTTCTCCATCGCCACGTTCTCCCTCATcttgctcctcctcctcctcctcctcgcctaCAAGACATGCCGCTGGCGTGAGGCCACGGTGACGGGCCACCGACCGCCAGCCCCTCCGGGGCCTCGGTTTCCCCGCTCACCGGGGAGGGCGACGCCAGGCGCCGGTGACGGCTCCATCCAGGCgacggcagcggcggcggccaaTGGCAGCAGGTCCCTGTCGGGTGTCACCGGTGGTGGGGGGACGTCAGCGCCCCAcggtgggggagggggcaggacGTCCCCGATGGCCGGGGCAGCTTTGGGGCGAGGAGTCCCCACCTCGTCCTCGCGTCCCCGTCCCCACATCCCCGTGTCCCATCCCCACATcccgtccccacgtccccatcCCCACCTCGTCCCCACCTCGTCCCcacatccccatgtccccatccccacATCCCCACCTCATCCCCACCTCGTCCCCATGTCCCATCCCCACGTcccatccccacgtccccaccTCGTGCCCACGTCCCGTCCCCACCTCGTCCCCACGTCCCCCTCCCCGTCCCAACGTCCCCACCacatccccatgtccccgtccccatccctgtGTCCCATCCCCACGTCTCCACCTCATCCCCACGTCCCACCCCACATCCCCATCCCCACATCCtgtccccacatccccatccccatgtcccatGTCCCATCACCACCTCCCCATcccgtccccacgtccccatccccacgtcctgtccccatccccatgtcccatGTCCCATCACCACCTCCCCACCTCattcccatcccatccccacgtcccaccccacatccccatccccatccccacgcCCCCACGTcccatccccacgtccccgtTCCCATCCCCACGTCCCACCCCATGTCTCCACCTCATCCCCACGTCCCACCCCACATCCCCATGTCCCATGTCCCATCACCACCTCCCCACCTCattcccatcccatccccacgtcccaccccacatccccatccccatccccacgcCCCCACGTcccatccccacgtccccgtTCCCATCCCCACGTCCCACCCCACGTCTCCACCTCATCCCCACGTCCCACCCCACATCCCCATGTCCCATGTCCCATCACCACCTCCCCACCTCGTCCCCATcccgtccccacgtccccgtCCCAATgtccccaccccatccccaccccacgtcccatccccacgtccccccccACCTGGCTCCTGCCGGCTCCTCCCGCCCGTCGCTGTCACCGGCCCCCAGGGACCTGGGGGGCGTCGGCGCCTCGGCCTGTGGGGTCAGCGGGGGTCATTGGGGTACAGGGGGGCACACAGGGTACACATGGGGTGCACACGGGGTGTGCACGCGTGCACGGGGCTGCACACGCGTGCACGGAGCTGAACACGCATGCACGGGGCTGAACACATGTGCACGGGGCTGCACATGCGTGCACGGAGCTGAACACGCATGCACGGGGCTGAACACGCGTGCACGGGGCCGAACACGTGTGCACGGGGCTGAACACATGTGCACGGGGCTGAACACGCGTGCACGGGGCCGAACACGCATGCACGGGGCTGAACACGCGTGCACGGGGCTGCACACGCGTGCACGGAgctgcacacgcgtgcacacagcagcacatgGATGCACATGGACGTTTATGCATGCACGCAGCcgcacatgtgtgcacacagctgcgcacgcgtgcacgcacagagacacacacacagactcacacacatgcacacggCTGCTCACACGCATGCACAGCTGTGCACGTGCACACGCACGCTCATGCAAAGGCtcacacacgcatgcacatgGCTGCACACGCATGTGCACACAAAGGCTAACAGGTCTCTACAGGTATGCACACGCCTGCACACGCCTGCACACTTGCACGCACGCTCATGCAAAGGCTCGCACACACGCGCACAgctgcacacgcgtgtgcgagCACCCCCGTTCATGTGCACATGCCCACGCACGCACACGCTCATGCAAAGGCTCGCACACACGCGCACAgctgcacacgcgtgtgcgagCACACGCCTGTTCACGCGCGCGCGCCCACGCACGCCCGCACACGCGTgtccccggcccggccgccgccgcccgctcacCGCCATGGCGCCGGGGTCGGGGGTCGGGGGTcggcgggggaggggcggggaccccctcccccctcccccggccccgggggctgctGGGAGGCGGCGCATGACGTCACcgccgcccggacgcctgggccccccccctCTCGGACGCCTTGTCTCCCCCACCCCACATCCAGACGCCCCCTCCCCATGGGGGTGGGGCGAGACCTAGGGGTCACGCGAGGTcacggggggggaggggaggccgcccggacacctgggccctctCACTCCCCCCCGCCCTGCATCATTTTGGGTTCAATCCTCCTCGGTTTGGTTAAGTTTTGCCCCCCCCCGGCcttcatcctcctcttcctcttcctgctccctcccttcctcttcctccgcccggacgcctgggcccgtCGCGGCGCCGCTCCCAGGTTTGGCCtggaccgggggggggggggggggcgagaaATGGGGGGAAAGCGAGAAAATAACGAGCGGGGAGAGAAGGAGCGAAAAATCCGGCAGCAAAGCTGCAAAGAAGcaagaaacagcaaaaggagaaagcaaaaaaaaaggcggaaaagcaaaacagaaagcaaaacaaaaaaatgcaaaaaagcaaaacccccaaagcaaaaaaaaaaaaagcaaaataagcaaaaaatatcaaaaaggcagaaagataagcaaaagcagtaagcaaagaaaccaaaaaagcgaaagagaagcagaaaaggcaaaacgATAAGCGAAATGATAAGCAAAAATAAGTGAAAACTAAGGAAGAATAGGCAAAAAAgtaagaaaggcagaaaagcaaagaaagctaaaaagtgagaataagcaaaaattaggaaaaaaggagcaaaaaataaaaaagcaaaaagcgtccaaagaataaaggaaaaaaagcaaaagataggccaaaatcaaaaaacagcagaaaaaaaacaaaggaaaaacaaagcaaaaaaaaataaaaaaaggaaaaagaagaaaaaagggggaaaaggcaaaaaaaaaaaaggaaaaggggggaaaaaagggggggaaaaaagctaaaaagtCGAATGAGCAAAAACCAGCGAAACGAAAAGCAGCCGaagcggcgccggggggggggggtgcgagcgaggggttttggggggttttgggtttttttttatttgcgTTTAGCGTCGTTTGCGGTTTAGTTCCCGGGCGGCTCCAGGCGGCAGCCGGGGCCGGCGGTAATTTAATTTTCCTGCGATTACGGACGCTGACGATCGATTTTCCCGCGATTAAAAATGTCGCCGGCTAATTTTCCCACGATTGCAGATGTCGAGGATTAATTTTCCCGCGATTACGGACGTGGACGATGAATTTAGCAACAATTAACTGAACAACAACAGCAATTAACGCCCGATCCTGCCGCCCGCCCGTCTGCAACGGCGACGACtcggccgccggggcggcccgaTACGCGcgtgtgtaaatatatatttacatctGTATATACACGCACGCACATACGtatatattgatttaaaaaacgtatttttatataaacaaagCATATATTTTGTGCATATATGTACGCATATATACGACGCGTATGTACGtacatattaatttaaaaaatgcattttgaaatatataacgcgtatatttttatatctaaaaatacatattttaaacatgtaaaatcagtgttttaaacatataaaatctatatatttaatgtataaatatatatatcaatttataaacatatatattaatttataaatatatatccttaaatatatatttatttataaatatattaatttagattttattaatttataaacatattaattaataaatatatattaatttataaatatattaatttatattttattaatttataaatatgcatcaatttataaatatatatattaatttataaatatactattaatttataaatatgcaTTAGTATATAAAACaggtatattttaatttttattaaattaaatttatcaaacaaattttaattatttttttaaatatatatttacgtgcattaattaattaactAGTTAACGggctgctttcttttccttcgGCGGGCAGGGAGGCTTCGCCGCGCCCGGCGGGAGGATGACGAAGGTGCCGAAGAGGAGCCAGACGGAGCGGGTACCGGCTGAAGTACAgccggctgcggcgggcggccAAGGCGCTGGTGTTCGAGAACGCGGCGCTGTGCGACGAGGTCGCCCGGCTCGAGCGCAAGTTCCTGCGCGCCCGCGACGAGCGGCGCTTCCTGCTCGGCCGCCTGCTGCGGCTCCGCGCCCTGGCCGGCGCCGACGAcccgccggggctccccgccgaggccccggggcgccggccccgccgcgccgcccgccacGAGCCGCCCGCGCGGCCGGGGGCCGAGGGGGCGGACGGGACGAGGCCCCTCGGGGCGAGGGACGGGGCcagggcggccgccggggccgccggggccgacGGGCCGAGAGCGGACGCGACGAGGCAAATCGGGCCGAGAGCGGACGCGACGAGGCAAATCGGGCCGAGAACGGACGGGACGAGGCAAATCGGGCCGAGAGCGGACGGGACGAGGCAAATCGGGCCGAGAACGGACGGGACGAGGCCGATCGGGCCGAGAGCGGACGGGACGAGGCCGATCGGGCCGAGAGCGGACGGGACGAGGCAAATTGGGCCGAGAGCGGACGCGACGAGGCAAATTGGGCCGAGAGCGGACGCGACGAGGCAAATTGGGCCGAGGGACGGGCCCagggcggcggcgaggcccGACGGGCCGAGAACGGACGGGACGAGACCAGTTGGGCCGAGAGCTGACGGGACGAAGCCGATTGGGCCGAGAGCTGACGGGACGAAGCCGATTGGGCCGAGAGCGGACGGGCCGAAGCCGGTTGGGCCGAGAGGGCCGTCGAGGCCGGAGGGGCCGAGgccgagggcggcggggcggcgcggcggcggggagcggggctggcggcagcggcggcagcggcggggggcggcggcgggggccggcggcgcggggccgggccgcccggcgctgccgctgGCGCTGGGTCCGCTGACGGTCCACAGCCTGGGCGAGGTgccgccgggcccgcgccagGGAACGGCGTCGTCGGCGTCGGCCATCTTCCCCGTGGGCTTCCGCAGCACCCGGCTCTTcgccagcgcccgccgcccggcgcgccggTGCCTCTACACGTGCCGCATCGCCgacggcggcgccgccgggccccgcttCGAGATCGTGGCCGAGGACGAGCCGGGCCGGGTGCTGGCGGGCCCCAGCCCCGACGCCTGCCACGCGCGGCTGGCCGAGGCCCTgggggcggcccgcgggcgccgcggcgccggcgccgacTTCTTCGGCCTCACGCACCCGGCCGTGCGCAGcctcctccgcgccgcccgcgccggggccccggcgcggcggctcgcgggcgccgcggggcgagGGCGGCCGGGACGGGGCGGGCGACGCCGAGGCGGGGGCCTTCCTCCGccccgaggaggaggaggaggaggacgacgacGAGGAGGAcgagctggaggaggaggacgaggacgaggaggaggaggatgaagacGAGGAGGACGAAGACGAGGAGGACGAGGACGAGGACGAGGAGGACGAGGCGGCCCCGGCCTTCGCCGCCGGCTGCTCCTACGGCGACGTCTTCCTCGGCCGCCCCACggcggccggcagccccgccgGCTCCGACGAGTGACCCCCACCCCACACCGCCGCCCCCAATAAACGagcttctcctcccccccccccatttcaGCCGCGTTGTGGCGcagccccggacgcctgggcccttccccAGGGGTCCCACCATCCGTGGCCGGGGGTCTGGGGCAGGTGGGTCCTCCAGCTTGGTGGGAGGGGCTATGCTAATGAGAACATGGGGGTGGGGCCACAAGAACACACGATTGAGTGGCGGCTTGGTGGGAGGAGCTCCATGGGGGACACGTGGGTGGGGCCATAAGGCCATGCGATTGGGCGGCCATTCTTTGGGCGTGGCCATGCTAATGAGCCACCCTGCACCACACCCACTGGGGGGGCCAATGCAGGAAGCCTGCTCAGTGGGCAGAGCCACATGCAAGCAAGGGGGAGGTGCTTATGTGGCATGGGCGGAGCAACGAGGATGGAGGCGGGGTCACACCAGGGTTTTATTGTCGCCCCCCAAGTGGAGCTGCACGTCCGTGGGTCGGCCCCAGGGCTGCACATCCATGGGGCCACCTTGGCGCTGCACATCCATGGGTCCATTTTGGTGCTGCATGTCCATGGGTCCATCTTGGTGCTGCATGTCCATGGGTCCATCTTGGCGTTGCACGTCCATGGGTCCATCTTGGTGCTCGGTGCTGCACGTCCATGGGTCCATTTTGGTGCTGCATGTCCATGGGTCCATCATGGCGTTGCACATCCATGGGTCCATCTTGGTGCTCGGTGCTGCACGTCCATGGGTCCATCtcggtgctcggcgctgcacgTCCGTGGCTCCATCTCGGTGCCGCGCGCCCGCGTGTCCCTCGCGGCGCGCGACGGCTCCTACCGGATGTTGTCGTAGACGCGGACGACGTCGGGGCAGGCGCCGAGGGCGTCGAGCAGGCGCGCCGCCTGCTCCAGCGCCGCCTCCGAGAGCTGCGCCCGCTCCCGGGGCAGGTACTCGAGCGCGGCGGAGAGCGGGCGCAGCCCCGACGCCTCCAGACGCTCCCGCACGTCCCGCAGCGCCGAGGCCTCGCAGACGAACTGTGGGGAGCAACCAAGTCCAAGGTCAGGTCCAAGGGGGTCCAGGAACGGCCGAGGGTGGTCGGGGAGCAACCAGGAATGGCCAAGAGCGACCAGGAATGGCCAAGGATGGTTGGGGAGCAACCAGGAATGGCCGAGCGCGACCAGGAGCCACCAGGGGTGGTTGTGAGTGGCCAAGAATGGCCAAGGGTGGTTGGGGAGCAACCAAGAGACACCAGGAGCAACCAAGGGTGGTCAGGAGTGACCAGGAGTGACCAAGGGGCAGTCAGGAGCGACCAGGAGTGACCAAGGGCGGTTGGGAACGGTCAGTagcagccaggagcagctgggagcAGTCGGAGAGCGGTTGGGAGCGGCAGAGCCTGGCCAAGAGCAGTCAAGAACTGCCAAGACAGGCGCAGGAGCGGCCGTGGATGGTCCCAGGCGCTCAAGAACGGTAGGGGACAGTTGAGGACATCCAAGATTGGCCAAGGGATGGCCAAGAGCAGTTGAGGACACGTAAGGATGGCCACGGTTGGCGAAGAGCGGTTGGGGGTGGCCAAGGTTGGCCAAGAGCAGTTCGGGACAGTCAAGGATGGCCAAGAGCAGGTGGGGACAGTTGAGGCTGGCCAAGGCTGGCCAAGAGCGGCTGGGGACAGTTGGGGATGGCCAAGGTTGGCCAAGAGCAGTTGAGGATGGCCAAGGTTGGCCAAGAGTGGTTGGGGATGGTCCTAGATGGTCAAGAGCATCTCAGGGAGAACTGAAGACGGCCGAGAGCGGCTGGGGACAGTTGAGGATGGCCAAGGTTGGCCAATAGCAGTTGAGGATGGCCAAGGCTGGCCAAGAGCAGGTGGGGACAGTCAAGGACGGCCAAGGTTGGCCAAGAGCAGTTGAGGACGGCCAAGGTTGGCCAAGAGCAGTTGAGGACAGCCAAGGTTGGCCAAGAACAG encodes:
- the TBRG1 gene encoding transforming growth factor beta regulator 1, whose amino-acid sequence is MGGKRENNERGEKERKIRQQSCKEARNSKRRKGARRSGYRLKYSRLRRAAKALVFENAALCDEVARLERKFLRARDERRFLLGRLLRLRALAGADDPPGLPAEAPGRRPRRAARHEPPARPGAEGADGTRPLGGAGPGRPALPLALGPLTVHSLGEVPPGPRQGTASSASAIFPVGFRSTRLFASARRPARRCLYTCRIADGGAAGPRFEIVAEDEPGRVLAGPSPDACHARLAEALGAARGRRGAGADFFGLTHPAVRSLLRAARAGEEEEEDDDEEDELEEEDEDEEEEDEDEEDEDEEDEDEDEEDEAAPAFAAGCSYGDVFLGRPTAAGSPAGSDE
- the LOC134154212 gene encoding zinc finger protein 774-like, with the translated sequence MRRLPAAPGAGGGGRGSPPLPRRPPTPDPGAMAAEAPTPPRSLGAGDSDGREEPAGARDLLPLAAAAAVAWMEPSPAPGVALPGEEEEEEEQDEGERGDGESSDGECVDGDGERGEEDHSEEEHGEEDHGDGEHGEEERGDGGHGEEEHGDEEHGMEDLGDGGHGKEEHGDGEHGVEDLGDGEHGDGDHGDGEHGMENHGDGEHGMEDLGDREHGDGEHGMEDLGDREHGDGEHGMENHGDGEHGMEDLGDGEHGDGEHGMENHGDGEHGMENHGDGEHGMEDLGDREHGDGEHGMENHGDGEHGMEDLGDGEHGDGEHGMENHGDGEHGVEDLADGEHGDGEHGMENHGDGEHGMENHGDGEYGDGEHGMEDLGDGEHGDGQHFMEDLGDRGRGEAAEEAEEEEEEAAEGQRCGECGRAGARRGERPHACGECGKRFRRGATLAEHRRTHTGERPFGCGDCGARFTQRSTLAHHRRTHTGERPHACGDCGKRFARRSTLAAHRRVHTGERPYACGDCGRRFAVSSDLAKHRRTHGGAKPYACGECGKSFGQSSKLLRHRVTHTGEKPFACPECGKIFSQSSNLAEHRRTHGAGGRRHLCPLCGKAFALGAYLAKHRLTHTGERPYRCTECGKAFRQSSNLLQHQRVHTGERPFTCAQCGKSFCQNSHLAKHRRTHTGERPYRCGDCGKSFRQSANLLEHRHTHTGERPYRCARCGKTFGWSSAFSKHQRTHLP